A genomic segment from Streptosporangium roseum DSM 43021 encodes:
- a CDS encoding putative leader peptide, translating to MTPTVLFGRLHIDLCRLAAGLCRANCSRS from the coding sequence GTGACCCCAACTGTCCTCTTCGGCCGCCTGCACATAGACCTGTGCCGGCTCGCCGCCGGGCTGTGTCGGGCCAACTGTTCGCGATCGTGA